From the genome of Labrus bergylta chromosome 4, fLabBer1.1, whole genome shotgun sequence, one region includes:
- the acsl3b gene encoding long-chain-fatty-acid--CoA ligase 3b, which translates to MKLKEDMNPLLLQVFRSVVWVYSFITFIPWYFLSGTGSNLDRARRLKARSISGHPAGPYRAINCQEKLLAFLQPGVDTIDKMFEYASVQFPERDCLGTREVLSEEDEPQPNGKVFKKVILGNYNWLSYEEAYQGAKCFGSGLAALGQRPQCNIAIFCETRAEWLLAAQACFMYNFPLVTLYSTLGPMAIAHGLNETEVTHIITSKDLLQSRLKAILCDVPRLRYVIVVDSRPTSWPNIPRGIVVLNMDAVKEMGSKPHNIAVSRKKPEPSDIAVIMYTSGSTGIPKGVMISHGNIVAGITGMAERIPNLNETDTYIGYLPLAHVLELSAELVCISHGCRIGYSSPQTLADQSTKIKKGSKGDTSVLKPTLMAAVPEIMDRIYKNVMTKVEEMSRFQKTLFVLAYNYKMEQISKGYSTPLCDSLVFKRVRSLLGGNTRLLLSGGAPLSAATQRFMNICLCCPVGQGYGLTETCGAGSISEIWDYSTGRVGAPLVCSEITLKDWEEGGYYSTDKPNPRGEIVIGGPNVSMGYYKNEGRNNNDFFVDVNGQRWFCTGDIGELHPDGCLKIIDRKKDLVKLQAGEYVSLGKVEAVLKNCSLIDNICAYANSDQSYVISFVVPNHKQLMALAEQIQVKGTWEEICNNPQIEKDVLGIITEAAIAAKLERFEIPKKIRLSSEPWTPETGLVTDAFKLKRKELKSHYQEDIERMYGGK; encoded by the exons ATGAAGCTGAAGGAGGATATGAACCccctgctgctgcaggtcttCCGCTCCGTTGTTTGGGTCTACTCCTTCATCACCTTCATACCCTGGTACTTCCTCTCGGGAACAGGATCCAACCTGGATCGAGCTCGCCGGCTCAAGGCACGATCAATCAGTGGACACCCAGCAGGGCCGTACAGGGCCATCAACTGTCAGGAGAAGCTGTTAGCATTCCTGCAGCCCGGGGTGGACACCATagacaaaatgtttgaataCGCTTCAGTGCAGTTTCCAGAGAGGGATTGTCTGGGTACCAGGGAGGTGTTGAGTGAAGAAGATGAGCCCCAGCCTAATGGGAAGGTCTTCAAAAAG GTCATTCTTGGGAACTATAACTGGCTGTCATACGAGGAAGCATACCAGGGAGCAAAGTGTTTCGGCAGTGGTCTGGCAGCTTTGGGGCAGAGGCCTCAGTGCAACATCGCCATCTTCTGTGAGACCAGAGCGGAGTGGCTCCTAGCAGCACAAGCCTGCTTCATGTACAATTTCCCAC TGGTGACCCTGTACTCCACCCTTGGACCCATGGCCATCGCCCATGGCCTGAATGAAACTGAGGTCACACACATCATCACAAGCAAGGACCTGCTTCAGAGTCGTCTCAAG gCCATACTGTGTGATGTACCCAGACTGCGCTATGTCATTGTAGTGGACAGTAGACCCACCAGCTGGCCAAACATCCCCAGAGGCATTGTGGTGCTCAACATGGATGCTGTGAAGGAGATGGGATCCAAGCCTCACAACA TCGCAGTGAGCCGCAAAAAGCCAGAGCCCTCTGACATTGCTGTCATCATGTACACCAGCGGCTCCACAGGCATCCCCAAGGGTGTCATGATCTCCCATGGCAACATTGTTGCTGGAATCACCGGCATGGCTGAGCGGATTCCTAACCTCAA TGAAACAGACACCTACATCGGCTACCTGCCACTGGCCCACGTTTTAGAACTCAGTGCTGAGCTGGTGTGCATCTCTCACGGTTGTCGCATCGGCTACTCCTCCCCTCAGACTCTCGCCGACCAG TCTACCAAAATCAAAAAGGGCAGTAAAGGGGACACCAGCGTGCTGAAACCGACTCTAATGGCTGCTGTGCCG GAGATCATGGATCGCATCTACAAGAATGTGATGACCAAAGTGGAGGAGATGAGCAGATTCCAGAAAACCCTCTTTGTGCTAGCCTACAACTACAAGATGGAGCAGATTTCTAAGGGCTACAGCACACCGCTGTGTGACAG TCTGGTGTTCAAACGGGTGCGTTCGCTCTTGGGAGGGAACACGCGGTTGCTGCTTTCTGGTGGAGCTCCTCTGTCGGCTGCGACTCAGCGCTTCATGAACATCTGCCTGTGCTGCCCTGTGGGGCAGGGCTACGGCCTGACGGAGACCTGCGGAGCCGGCTCCATCAGTGAGA tttgggaCTACAGCACAGGACGAGTCGGTGCTCCATTGGTTTGCTCTGAGATCACACTAAAGGACTGGGAGGAGG gTGGTTACTACAGCACTGACAAGCCTAATCCACGGGGGGAGATTGTGATTGGCGGTCCCAACGTAAGCATGGGTTACTACAAAAATGAAGGCAGGAACAACAACGATTTTTTTGTGGATGTCAACGGCCAGCGATGGTTCTGCACAGGAGACATTGGGGAGTTACACCCCGATGGATGCCTCAAGATCATTG ACCGTAAGAAGGACCTGGTGAAGCTGCAGGCGGGCGAGTACGTCTCTCTCGGGAAAGTAGAGGCTGTTCTGAAGAACTGCTCGCTCATAGACAACATCTGTGCCTATGCCAACAG TGACCAGTCATATGTAATCAGCTTCGTGGTGCCTAACCACAAACAGCTGATGGCGCTGGCGGAGCAGATACAGGTGAAGGGCACATGGGAGGAGATCTGCAACAACCCACAGATTGAGAAAGACGTTCTCGGCATCATTACTGAGGCTGCAATAGCAG CAAAACTGGAGCGGTTCGAGATCCCCAAGAAGATCCGTCTGAGCTCTGAGCCCTGGACACCAGAGACCGGCTTGGTCACAGACGCTTTCAAACTGAAACGCAAGGAGCTGAAATCACACTACCAGGAGGACATAGAGAGGATGTACGGAGGAAaatag